One region of Erwinia tracheiphila genomic DNA includes:
- the ftsX gene encoding permease-like cell division protein FtsX, translated as MVNKRNKWPSPPKVARQKQPSKSKALKGGWQEQWRYALHGALSDMWRQPLATLLTVTVIAISFTLPSICFMVWKNVSQAAEQWYPAPQLTVYLSKTLDDDAAENVVAQIKKEDGVDKVNYLSREEAMGEFRNWSGFGGAMDMLEQNPLPAVVIITPKLNFQNSDTMNNLRERVAKTQGVDDVKMDDSWFGRLAALTGLVGRIAAMIGILMIVAVFLVIGNSVRLSIFARRDTINVQKLIGATDGFILRPFLYGGALLGFAGALLSLVLSEILVFRLESVVTQVAAVFGTTFSLQGLAWDESLLLLLISAIIGWIAALLATVQHLRRFTPE; from the coding sequence GTGGTTAACAAACGTAATAAATGGCCTTCGCCCCCAAAAGTAGCGAGACAAAAACAGCCTTCCAAAAGCAAAGCGTTGAAGGGGGGATGGCAGGAACAGTGGCGTTATGCTCTGCACGGGGCGCTGTCTGATATGTGGCGTCAGCCTCTTGCTACGCTGCTGACGGTCACTGTTATTGCCATTTCATTTACCTTACCGAGCATCTGTTTTATGGTCTGGAAAAACGTCAGCCAGGCCGCTGAACAATGGTATCCGGCACCTCAGCTAACGGTTTACCTGAGTAAAACGCTGGACGATGATGCGGCAGAGAATGTCGTTGCGCAGATTAAGAAAGAAGATGGTGTGGATAAAGTGAACTATCTCTCGCGGGAAGAGGCGATGGGGGAGTTTCGCAACTGGTCGGGCTTTGGTGGTGCAATGGATATGCTTGAGCAAAATCCACTGCCTGCCGTGGTTATTATTACGCCGAAGCTGAATTTTCAGAATTCTGACACCATGAATAATTTGCGTGAACGTGTAGCGAAAACGCAGGGCGTGGATGACGTGAAGATGGATGACAGCTGGTTTGGCCGTCTGGCGGCGTTGACCGGGCTGGTAGGGCGGATCGCCGCGATGATAGGCATATTAATGATAGTCGCGGTATTTTTGGTGATTGGTAACAGTGTGCGCCTCAGTATTTTTGCCCGTCGCGATACCATCAATGTGCAGAAACTGATTGGCGCGACGGACGGCTTTATCCTGCGGCCGTTCCTTTACGGCGGCGCCTTGCTGGGGTTTGCTGGTGCGTTACTGTCGCTGGTGCTGTCTGAAATATTGGTATTCCGTCTTGAATCCGTAGTGACACAGGTTGCCGCCGTGTTCGGGACAACCTTCAGCCTGCAAGGCCTGGCCTGGGATGAAAGCCTGCTGCTGCTGCTGATTTCTGCAATCATCGGCTGGATTGCCGCCTTGCTGGCAACCGTTCAGCATTTACGCCGATTTACGCCCGAGTAA
- the ftsE gene encoding cell division ATP-binding protein FtsE gives MIRFEQVSKAYLGGRQALQGVEFHLQPGEMAFLTGHSGAGKSTLLKLICGIERPNAGRIWFGRHEISRLKNSEVPFLRRQIGMIFQEHHLLMDRSVYDNVAIPLIIAGASVEDIRRRVSAALDKVGLLGKAKSFPVQLSGGEQQRVGIARAVVNKPAVVLADEPTGNLDDALSEEILRLFEEFNRVGVTVLMATHDCSLIARRNYRLMTLNQGHLDGGLRG, from the coding sequence ATGATTCGCTTTGAACAAGTCAGTAAGGCTTATCTCGGCGGTCGGCAAGCGCTTCAGGGGGTGGAGTTTCATCTGCAACCGGGGGAAATGGCGTTTCTGACCGGGCATTCCGGTGCAGGCAAAAGTACGCTGCTGAAACTTATTTGCGGTATCGAACGCCCCAACGCAGGGCGGATCTGGTTTGGCAGGCACGAAATCAGTCGTCTTAAAAACAGTGAAGTGCCTTTCCTGCGTCGCCAGATAGGGATGATTTTCCAGGAGCACCACCTGCTTATGGACCGCTCGGTTTACGATAACGTGGCCATTCCGTTGATTATCGCCGGTGCCAGTGTGGAAGATATTCGTCGACGGGTATCGGCTGCGCTGGACAAAGTCGGTCTGCTCGGCAAAGCGAAAAGCTTTCCTGTTCAGCTTTCCGGTGGTGAGCAGCAACGGGTTGGTATTGCGCGTGCGGTGGTCAACAAGCCTGCCGTAGTGCTGGCGGATGAGCCAACCGGTAACCTGGACGATGCGCTGTCTGAGGAAATTTTGCGTCTGTTTGAAGAATTCAACCGTGTTGGTGTCACGGTTTTAATGGCGACGCATGACTGCAGCCTGATCGCCCGGCGCAATTATCGCCTGATGACGCTCAATCAGGGACACCTGGATGGAGGCCTGCGTGGTTAA
- the ftsY gene encoding signal recognition particle-docking protein FtsY, translating to MAKNKKRGFFSWLGLGREEPTSEDVTKETPEDKQPAVDEVTDDTTPASPEAGSHSDRLEETADPDAVGQSVYGEPDASTFVNKQESADAVDVIQPELPALTADTEKKTEITMSQHAVEPQPAPEPLLPPEADISVPEQRVEARNDAETGVPTSGEQIDVNEPAAEENSSTAEQQRPTKEGFFARLKGSLVKTRQNLGSGFIGLFRGKKIDDDLFEELEEQLLIADVGVETTRRIITSLTQQANRKQLRDAEALYGLLKQEMSEILAKVESPLDVAGETPFVILMVGVNGVGKTTTIGKLARQYQAEGKSVMLAAGDTFRAAAVEQLQVWGQRNDIPVVAQHTGADSASVIFDAIQAAKARHVDVLIADTAGRLQNKSHLMEELKKITRVMKKLDEQAPHEVMLTIDASTGQNAISQTKLFHEAVGLTGITLTKLDGTAKGGVIFSVADQFGIPIRYIGVGEGIEDLRSFKADDFIEALFAREDS from the coding sequence ATGGCAAAGAATAAAAAACGTGGCTTTTTTTCCTGGCTGGGATTAGGGCGTGAAGAACCAACGTCCGAGGACGTAACGAAAGAGACGCCAGAAGACAAACAGCCAGCCGTTGATGAAGTGACTGATGACACCACGCCCGCCAGTCCTGAAGCCGGATCGCACAGCGATAGGTTGGAAGAAACCGCCGACCCGGACGCCGTTGGGCAGTCTGTGTACGGGGAACCCGATGCGTCAACGTTCGTCAACAAACAGGAATCAGCAGATGCAGTGGACGTCATTCAGCCCGAACTGCCAGCGCTGACGGCAGACACGGAAAAGAAAACCGAAATCACAATGTCACAGCATGCTGTTGAACCACAGCCAGCGCCGGAACCCCTCCTGCCACCCGAGGCGGATATTAGCGTGCCTGAACAGCGCGTTGAGGCACGAAATGACGCGGAAACCGGTGTTCCAACCAGCGGTGAACAGATAGATGTTAACGAGCCGGCTGCCGAAGAGAATAGCAGCACCGCCGAACAACAACGCCCCACCAAAGAGGGCTTTTTCGCCCGCCTCAAGGGTAGCCTGGTCAAGACTCGTCAGAATCTGGGTTCTGGATTTATTGGCTTATTTCGCGGTAAAAAAATCGATGACGATTTGTTTGAAGAGCTGGAAGAACAGCTGCTGATAGCGGATGTTGGCGTGGAAACAACCCGGCGGATTATCACCAGTCTGACTCAGCAAGCTAACCGTAAACAGCTACGAGATGCCGAAGCGCTATATGGTCTGCTGAAACAGGAAATGTCAGAGATCCTTGCAAAGGTTGAGTCCCCTCTGGATGTTGCAGGTGAAACGCCTTTTGTCATTCTTATGGTGGGTGTGAATGGTGTGGGTAAAACCACCACCATTGGTAAACTGGCCCGCCAGTATCAGGCAGAAGGAAAATCCGTTATGTTGGCGGCTGGTGATACCTTCCGCGCTGCGGCAGTAGAACAACTGCAGGTGTGGGGGCAGCGTAACGATATTCCGGTAGTCGCCCAGCATACCGGTGCAGACTCTGCCTCAGTTATTTTCGATGCCATTCAGGCCGCTAAAGCACGTCATGTTGATGTGCTGATTGCCGATACGGCAGGCCGATTGCAAAACAAATCGCATCTGATGGAAGAGTTGAAAAAAATCACTCGCGTGATGAAAAAGCTTGATGAACAGGCACCACACGAAGTCATGCTGACAATTGATGCCAGTACCGGACAAAATGCTATCAGCCAGACTAAGCTGTTCCATGAAGCCGTGGGGCTTACCGGGATTACCCTCACCAAGCTGGACGGTACGGCGAAAGGTGGCGTGATTTTCTCGGTTGCTGACCAGTTCGGCATTCCAATCCGCTACATCGGCGTGGGCGAGGGCATTGAAGACTTACGTTCATTTAAGGCTGATGATTTTATAGAGGCACTTTTTGCCCGAGAGGATTCATAA
- the rsmD gene encoding 16S rRNA (guanine(966)-N(2))-methyltransferase — MTKKNHNGSPGQIRIIGGLWRGRKLPVPDSAGLRPTTDRVRETLFNWLAPDIQGAHCLDCFAGSGALGLEALSRQAASVTLLELERHVAQQLGKNLATLGAKTGSVINTNTLQYLAHEGQPHGVVFVDPPFRQGMLEQTIQLLESGGWLTADALIYVESEVENGPPLVPENWQLHREKIAGQVAYRLYTRRASEREGRKSC; from the coding sequence ATGACAAAGAAAAACCACAATGGTAGCCCAGGGCAAATTCGTATTATTGGCGGCCTGTGGCGCGGCAGAAAACTCCCGGTTCCCGACAGCGCGGGACTTCGGCCCACCACCGATCGCGTGCGTGAAACCCTGTTTAACTGGCTGGCACCGGACATTCAGGGTGCGCACTGCCTTGATTGCTTTGCGGGAAGCGGCGCACTCGGGTTGGAAGCACTTTCCCGCCAGGCCGCCTCGGTAACACTGTTGGAGCTGGAGCGTCACGTTGCGCAGCAGTTAGGGAAAAATCTGGCTACTTTGGGTGCCAAAACAGGGAGTGTGATTAATACCAACACCCTGCAATATCTGGCACATGAGGGGCAACCTCATGGCGTGGTGTTTGTCGATCCTCCCTTTCGTCAGGGCATGCTGGAACAGACCATCCAGCTACTTGAATCCGGTGGATGGCTGACTGCCGATGCGCTGATTTATGTGGAAAGTGAAGTGGAAAACGGCCCACCATTGGTGCCGGAAAACTGGCAACTGCATCGGGAAAAGATAGCCGGGCAGGTCGCTTATCGTCTCTATACCCGTCGTGCTTCAGAGAGGGAAGGAAGAAAATCATGCTGA
- a CDS encoding DUF1145 family protein codes for MLINLGRLLMVFVWGFLLLNLVHAFPRPLKYFVDVALIFMVIMHALQLVLLRATQPKTGPTLSGLTQAKIFFFGVFELLLWQKKNMPKK; via the coding sequence ATGCTGATTAATCTGGGCAGGTTATTGATGGTGTTCGTTTGGGGATTCTTACTGTTAAATCTGGTTCACGCCTTTCCCAGGCCACTGAAATATTTTGTCGATGTCGCATTAATTTTTATGGTGATTATGCACGCTTTGCAACTGGTACTCTTGCGGGCAACGCAGCCGAAAACCGGGCCAACACTAAGCGGCCTGACCCAGGCAAAAATTTTCTTTTTTGGCGTGTTCGAGCTGCTGCTCTGGCAGAAAAAAAATATGCCGAAAAAGTAA
- a CDS encoding DUF2500 domain-containing protein yields MFLTLLAVIAVLATRQLIKQRREIAVNDVSPTRSLLVEVKARREKLISSRRSCQRETVPVEEMRYEAWFHSLTGAGDFKLVLMQRDYQQTDEGAKGKLKLKGTRFISFSPMAQ; encoded by the coding sequence TTGTTTCTTACTCTCCTTGCAGTGATTGCCGTACTGGCAACGCGCCAGTTGATCAAGCAGCGCCGCGAAATTGCCGTCAATGATGTTTCACCGACTCGCTCATTGCTGGTGGAAGTCAAAGCCCGAAGAGAAAAGCTGATATCCAGTCGTCGTTCCTGCCAGCGAGAAACGGTCCCGGTCGAAGAGATGCGCTATGAAGCCTGGTTTCACTCGCTTACTGGTGCCGGAGACTTTAAACTGGTCTTAATGCAGCGTGACTATCAACAAACCGATGAGGGCGCAAAAGGTAAACTGAAACTAAAAGGAACGCGTTTTATTTCCTTCAGCCCGATGGCGCAATAG
- a CDS encoding lysoplasmalogenase, whose translation MIWSFLAVLFSGWLYVDATYRGPQWQRWVFKPVTLLLLVAWAWQAPVPNTTDYLILFGLLATLIGDALTLLPNRRMLYAIGAFFLSHLLYTIYFVSHMTLTFFWPMPLVLLVVGILLIATLWNRLEELRWPVCTFIGMTLLMTWLAAEQYFFRPNAYSFSLMSGTILLLLANVIWYITHYRRRFPSDSAIIAACYFAGHFMMVRALYL comes from the coding sequence ATGATTTGGTCGTTTCTGGCGGTACTTTTTTCCGGCTGGCTGTATGTGGATGCCACCTACCGTGGGCCTCAATGGCAACGCTGGGTGTTCAAACCTGTCACCTTACTGCTGCTGGTGGCCTGGGCCTGGCAGGCTCCGGTACCGAACACAACCGACTACCTGATTCTGTTTGGTTTGCTGGCAACGCTGATTGGCGATGCGCTGACGCTGTTGCCAAATCGCCGTATGCTTTACGCCATTGGTGCTTTCTTCCTCTCACACCTTTTGTATACGATCTATTTTGTCAGCCATATGACGCTGACTTTCTTCTGGCCAATGCCCCTGGTGTTGCTGGTCGTTGGCATCCTGTTAATTGCCACCCTGTGGAACAGGCTTGAGGAGCTACGCTGGCCAGTGTGCACCTTTATCGGTATGACATTACTGATGACATGGCTGGCCGCTGAACAATATTTCTTCCGGCCAAACGCTTACAGCTTCTCGCTGATGTCAGGAACCATACTGCTGTTGCTGGCAAATGTTATCTGGTACATCACGCACTATCGTCGCCGCTTTCCGTCAGACAGTGCAATCATCGCTGCCTGCTATTTTGCCGGTCATTTTATGATGGTACGTGCACTCTATCTGTAA
- a CDS encoding zinc/cadmium/mercury/lead-transporting ATPase — protein sequence MCHPHSQSQSPPVIRKSIAIAASGENSPCCGDAYCNSVGQTAEQPAPGRERSAWRWQISGMDCPACARKIEHVLSQMPAVIQAKVLFATQRLVVSATEDVQQQVELAVEATGFTLTRTDENRITQQKKPFWQDNRLLMVLIVLMAGSTVLQQFSPPAGKAAFLLTTLMGVWPIAHRALRLIKGGTPFAIETLMTVAAVGALFVDAAAEAAMVILLFKLGERLESFAADRARRGVTALMALQPEKACRINGNVRELIPLSALHPGDIIEVTAGARLPADARLLNATAGFDESALTGEPMPVERQPGEVVAAGSLSVDRLVRLEVVSQPGESAIDRILQLIEDAESHRAPIERFIDQFSRIYTPFIMAMAILVAVIPPLLFTGEWQPWLYKGLTLLLIGCPCALVISTPAAITSALAAASRQGVLIKGGAALERLNTIKTLAFDKTGTLTEGKPRVMTIVSLNGAPEAVLLAKAATVERGSSHPLAKAIVALAESRNLPILSTDKQITHAGSGVESDVSGHKLRISRPASMPENSLDAALLAQIEKLEEAGHTVVVMLQDEQPVALIALRDTLREEAVATLQALRKLGLQTVMLTGDNPLAAATMAKTLDIEFRAGLLPADKVTAVRALNQQSPLAMVGDGINDAPAMKAATVGIAMGSGSDVALETADIALTGDRLTGLTMMVRLSRTTLANIRQNIALALTLKGVFLVTTLLGISGLWLAVLADSGATALVTANALRLLNHKINDNNTE from the coding sequence CTGTGCCATCCGCATTCGCAAAGTCAATCTCCTCCCGTTATCAGAAAATCCATCGCTATCGCTGCGTCCGGCGAAAACAGCCCGTGCTGTGGCGATGCTTATTGCAACAGTGTCGGCCAAACCGCTGAACAACCTGCGCCTGGAAGAGAACGATCAGCCTGGCGCTGGCAAATCAGCGGAATGGACTGCCCGGCATGCGCACGAAAAATAGAGCATGTCCTGAGTCAGATGCCCGCGGTGATACAGGCAAAAGTGCTGTTTGCCACCCAAAGACTGGTGGTCAGTGCAACAGAGGACGTTCAACAGCAGGTTGAACTGGCGGTTGAAGCCACCGGATTTACCCTGACGCGTACTGACGAAAACCGAATCACTCAGCAAAAAAAACCTTTCTGGCAGGACAATCGTTTGCTGATGGTGCTCATCGTGCTAATGGCGGGCAGCACAGTGCTTCAGCAGTTTTCCCCACCAGCAGGAAAAGCGGCCTTTCTCCTGACCACGCTAATGGGTGTCTGGCCGATCGCGCACCGCGCCCTGCGCCTGATCAAAGGCGGAACACCTTTTGCCATTGAAACACTGATGACCGTTGCAGCCGTCGGTGCGCTCTTTGTTGACGCTGCCGCCGAAGCTGCGATGGTTATCCTCCTTTTTAAGTTGGGTGAGCGGCTGGAGTCTTTCGCTGCTGATCGCGCACGCCGGGGAGTTACTGCACTGATGGCACTGCAACCGGAAAAGGCCTGTCGCATTAATGGAAACGTGCGTGAACTTATCCCCCTGAGCGCACTGCATCCCGGCGATATTATCGAGGTTACTGCCGGGGCCCGTTTGCCCGCTGACGCCCGCCTGCTCAACGCCACAGCGGGTTTTGATGAAAGCGCGCTGACCGGTGAGCCCATGCCGGTTGAACGTCAGCCAGGCGAAGTGGTTGCCGCAGGCAGCCTGAGCGTTGATCGGTTAGTCAGGCTTGAGGTGGTTTCTCAACCGGGAGAGAGCGCAATCGATCGCATCCTGCAGCTGATTGAAGATGCAGAATCACATCGTGCGCCGATTGAACGTTTTATCGATCAGTTTAGCCGTATTTACACGCCATTCATTATGGCTATGGCAATATTGGTCGCCGTAATACCGCCATTACTTTTCACGGGTGAATGGCAACCGTGGTTGTATAAGGGCCTGACGCTGCTGCTGATTGGATGTCCATGCGCACTGGTTATTTCCACGCCAGCAGCAATAACGTCAGCCCTGGCTGCCGCGTCACGCCAGGGTGTGCTTATCAAAGGCGGCGCTGCCCTTGAACGACTTAATACAATAAAAACGCTGGCTTTTGATAAAACAGGTACACTGACGGAAGGGAAGCCTAGGGTGATGACGATTGTCAGCCTGAATGGCGCACCCGAAGCCGTTCTGTTAGCCAAAGCGGCTACAGTTGAACGGGGATCTTCACACCCTCTGGCAAAGGCCATTGTTGCACTGGCTGAAAGCCGCAATCTGCCCATTTTATCAACAGATAAACAGATAACGCACGCGGGCAGCGGGGTTGAATCAGATGTAAGTGGTCACAAACTCAGGATCTCCAGGCCCGCAAGCATGCCGGAAAACAGCCTTGACGCGGCGCTGCTGGCACAAATTGAAAAACTGGAAGAAGCTGGCCATACCGTTGTGGTGATGTTGCAGGATGAACAACCTGTCGCCCTGATAGCCCTGCGCGATACGCTACGAGAAGAAGCCGTGGCTACTCTGCAGGCATTGCGCAAACTCGGCTTACAAACGGTGATGCTGACCGGGGATAATCCTCTGGCCGCCGCGACCATGGCAAAAACACTGGATATTGAATTTCGTGCGGGTTTATTGCCCGCTGATAAAGTCACGGCAGTTCGTGCGCTTAACCAGCAGTCCCCGCTGGCCATGGTGGGAGATGGCATTAATGACGCACCGGCGATGAAAGCCGCGACCGTTGGCATAGCAATGGGCAGCGGTAGCGATGTTGCACTTGAGACAGCCGATATCGCCCTGACTGGCGATCGCCTTACCGGGCTGACCATGATGGTCCGTCTTTCGCGCACAACCCTGGCGAATATACGGCAAAACATCGCATTAGCGCTGACGTTAAAAGGCGTGTTTCTGGTAACAACCCTACTGGGAATCAGCGGGCTGTGGTTAGCCGTTCTGGCCGATTCGGGAGCAACTGCATTAGTGACCGCTAACGCCCTGCGCCTGTTAAACCATAAAATTAACGACAACAACACTGAATAA
- the tusA gene encoding sulfurtransferase TusA: MSDPFVNPDHTLDALGLRCPEPVMMVRKTVRDMQDGETLLIVADDPATTRDIPGFCRFMEHRLLAQATETPPYRYLVKKGL; this comes from the coding sequence ATGAGCGATCCTTTTGTCAACCCCGACCATACCCTTGATGCTCTCGGACTGCGCTGTCCTGAGCCGGTAATGATGGTGCGGAAAACGGTGCGTGATATGCAGGATGGCGAGACGTTGCTGATCGTTGCTGACGACCCGGCCACCACGCGAGACATTCCGGGTTTTTGTCGTTTTATGGAGCACAGGCTGCTGGCTCAGGCAACGGAAACCCCGCCTTACCGATATCTGGTAAAAAAAGGACTCTGA
- a CDS encoding 7-cyano-7-deazaguanine/7-aminomethyl-7-deazaguanine transporter: MISFSSRQRSGALFWLSLFHILVITSSNYLVQLPVSIFGMHTTWGAFSFPFIFLATDLTVRIFGAPLARRIILVVMVPALIISYVISALFYQGQWQGVAALNAVNLFVARIACASFMAYALGQVLDVHVFNRLRKLPQWWIAPACAMFLGNISDTLAFFFIAFYKSTDPFMAQNWVEIALVDYSFKVIICMLFFLPAYGMLLNTALKTLAKRPIRTELNIG; this comes from the coding sequence ATGATTTCTTTCTCTTCACGCCAGCGAAGCGGTGCGTTGTTCTGGCTTTCGTTGTTTCATATTCTGGTGATTACCTCCAGCAACTATCTGGTACAGCTGCCGGTTTCAATTTTTGGTATGCATACTACCTGGGGCGCATTCAGCTTCCCCTTTATCTTTCTTGCCACCGACTTAACCGTGAGAATCTTTGGTGCCCCACTTGCCCGCCGCATTATCCTGGTGGTCATGGTGCCAGCGCTGATTATCTCTTATGTTATTTCAGCACTTTTCTATCAGGGCCAATGGCAGGGGGTTGCTGCACTTAACGCGGTCAACCTGTTTGTTGCGCGTATTGCCTGCGCCAGCTTTATGGCTTACGCGCTCGGGCAAGTTCTGGATGTGCATGTCTTTAATCGTCTGCGAAAATTGCCTCAATGGTGGATTGCACCCGCCTGCGCAATGTTCCTCGGCAATATCAGTGACACGCTGGCCTTCTTTTTTATCGCTTTTTATAAAAGTACCGATCCCTTTATGGCACAAAACTGGGTAGAAATTGCCCTGGTGGACTACAGCTTTAAAGTAATTATTTGCATGCTTTTTTTCCTGCCTGCTTATGGCATGTTGTTAAATACCGCGCTTAAAACACTGGCGAAGCGCCCCATCAGGACTGAGCTGAACATCGGTTAA
- a CDS encoding DcrB family lipoprotein yields MRNLLRYAGIGLLVVGLSACDGQKDNAAADSNSPGNSQTVTLVNGKMSFSLPSGMSDQSGKLGTQTNNMHVYADATGQRAIIVIEGNATSEALDALSKRLEAQQRSRDPQLQVVTNKPVELKGQPAQQLDSVISAKNQSTWSSVVLAKVDNRLMTLQITLPADNQQQSQTDAENIIKTITFK; encoded by the coding sequence ATGCGTAACTTACTGAGATATGCTGGTATTGGTTTACTGGTGGTTGGACTCAGCGCCTGCGATGGCCAAAAAGACAACGCCGCAGCCGATAGTAATAGTCCAGGCAACAGCCAGACCGTAACGCTGGTAAATGGCAAGATGAGTTTCTCCCTGCCTTCCGGCATGTCCGATCAGAGCGGCAAACTGGGCACCCAGACTAACAATATGCATGTTTATGCCGACGCAACTGGCCAGAGAGCGATTATTGTTATCGAGGGCAATGCCACTTCCGAAGCGCTGGATGCGCTCAGTAAACGACTGGAAGCGCAGCAACGCAGCCGCGATCCGCAATTGCAAGTGGTCACTAACAAACCTGTTGAACTGAAAGGTCAACCCGCACAGCAGCTGGATTCGGTTATTTCCGCTAAAAACCAGTCGACCTGGTCTTCCGTGGTATTAGCAAAAGTTGATAACAGGCTGATGACGCTGCAAATCACCCTGCCTGCCGATAACCAGCAACAGTCACAAACCGACGCTGAAAACATTATCAAAACCATCACATTCAAATAA